GGAACAACTGCAGAGTTGATGAAATGGCCAAGACAAGAAAAGTGAGAGTAAGATTTTCTCATGGCTTCTTGCTTTTCTATAACTTCAGTCTCCATGTAGGATATGTTTAGGCTCATATTTTCTACCATGACATACTCTGGCATTTACGTGAATTGGAACATTTCAATAAACTGCATGATAGTCATGGCCATcaaataaatacttatttaacAGCCTAATGAAATACTCATTTTGAGAGTAACCCAACTATTTATTAGGGATATACTTCTACTGCACatagataataaataatatatataatatatatttggatAAGTTGCTTCACACAGAAACATCCCAGCTACCTGGTAATTTAAAAAGGCACTTGGTAAAGAAACAACAatctagaaaaataataaaaagttttggTCTTTTATTACATAACAACAAAGAGGACTTAATTCAGAgactttggaaaacagaaaactttCAGGAACCTGTCCCGTATCCTCTTTGTCCTCACCCCATAGATAATGGGGTTCATCATGGGTGGGACCAGAACATAGATGTTGGCCACAAATATGTGAATATGGGGTGCCACATGGTGCCCAAATCTGtgagtgagaaaagagaagaaagctgGAATATAGGACACTAAGATGACAGAGGCATGGGAGACACAAGTGCCCAAGGTCTTGAGTCGAGCATCCTTGGATGGGAGGTGGAAGACAGTATTAAGTATAAAGACATAGGAACAAATGATCAATATGAAGTCTACCCCACCAGTAAGGAAGGCAGCAATTAGGCTGTAGGCTCTGCAGATTCTTGTCTCTGCACAGGCGATCTTGATGAGTGCCATGAATTCACAGTAGGTGTGGAAATGATATTGGTTCTGCAGTAGGGAAGCCAATATAGCAGGAAGTGGTGAGGACTGAAAAGCACAGTTCCCCGGAGTACGATGGCTAGACCCATTCTTCCAATTACTGTGTGTGTCAGAATAGCTGAATATCTTAATAGGTTACAAATGGCTACATAATGGTCAAAAGCCATGGCTAGGAAGAATCCAGACTCCATAGTGGAGCAAGAGTGTATCAGGAACATCTGAGTGAGGCAGGCTTCAAAGGGAATCTCTCCATCTTGGAACCAGAAGAGGCTGAGAAGTTTTGGCATAGCTGTGGTGCATACAATAAGGTCTGCCACAGCCAGCATGCAGAGGAAAAGGTACATTGGCTTGTGGAGGCTGGGGTCTGTCTTGATGATAA
This genomic stretch from Choloepus didactylus isolate mChoDid1 chromosome 6, mChoDid1.pri, whole genome shotgun sequence harbors:
- the LOC119537121 gene encoding LOW QUALITY PROTEIN: olfactory receptor 52D1-like (The sequence of the model RefSeq protein was modified relative to this genomic sequence to represent the inferred CDS: inserted 1 base in 1 codon), producing the protein MKRNLNHPILVISASNNTDMHPATFILIGIPGLEVAHIWISIPFCVVYLLALVGNCSLLFIIKTDPSLHKPMYLFLCMLAVADLIVCTTAMPKLLSLFWFQDGEIPFEACLTQMFLIHSCSTMESGFFLAMAFDHYVAICNLLRYSAILTHTVIGRMGLAIVLRGTVLFSPHHFLLYWLPYCRTNIIXHTYCEFMALIKIACAETRICRAYSLIAAFLTGGVDFILIICSYVFILNTVFHLPSKDARLKTLGTCVSHASVILVSYIPAFFSFLTHRFGHHVAPHIHIFVANIYVLVPPMMNPIIYGVRTKRIRDRFLKVFCFPKSLN